Proteins from one Bacteroides sp. genomic window:
- a CDS encoding DUF2461 domain-containing protein, whose translation MLKQDTLNFYRELRRNNNKEWFDKNRKWYEEVKKDYLRFTGALLARMQAVDPGLGHLLPKDCVFRINRDIRFSADKTPYKTHLGIFMTPGGRRLEFAGYYIHIDEEGGSFAGGGCYRPQAVVLKKIRREIANFYEDLEEIISARAFKKTYGEFDREEGVVLSRPPKGFDADHPAIEFLKFKSFTATRDIDAKLLTDPKGLDTVVDILKDLRPLNDFLNRAIRTEG comes from the coding sequence ATGCTTAAGCAGGATACCCTGAATTTTTACCGCGAACTCAGGCGCAACAACAACAAGGAATGGTTTGACAAGAACCGCAAATGGTATGAAGAGGTTAAAAAAGATTACCTGCGCTTCACAGGAGCATTGCTTGCCAGGATGCAGGCCGTGGATCCCGGTCTAGGCCACCTTTTGCCAAAGGATTGCGTGTTTCGCATCAACCGCGACATCCGTTTTTCAGCCGATAAAACGCCCTACAAGACACACCTGGGGATCTTTATGACTCCCGGGGGCCGCAGGCTGGAGTTCGCGGGTTATTATATTCATATTGATGAGGAAGGCGGCTCTTTCGCAGGCGGTGGCTGCTACAGGCCCCAGGCCGTTGTCCTGAAAAAGATCAGGCGCGAAATTGCCAACTTTTACGAAGACCTTGAGGAGATCATAAGTGCCAGGGCTTTCAAAAAAACCTACGGGGAATTTGACCGCGAAGAAGGGGTTGTGCTCAGCCGTCCGCCCAAAGGCTTCGATGCCGATCACCCCGCCATCGAATTCCTCAAATTTAAAAGCTTTACCGCTACCCGCGACATCGACGCCAAGCTCCTTACCGACCCCAAAGGCTTGGACACCGTGGTGGACATCCTCAAAGACCTCAGGCCCCTGAATGACTTCCTGAACCGGGCGATCAGAACGGAGGGGTAG